The Pantoea vagans genome includes a window with the following:
- a CDS encoding hemolysin family protein, whose protein sequence is MLDSLLVILLLIVISSFFSLSEISLAAARKIKLKLLADEGNINAQRVLKMQEQPGMFFTVVQIGLNAVAILGGIVGDAAFSPAFSSLFSRFMSPELADQLSFICSFTVVTSLFILFADLTPKRVGMIAPEAVALRIINPMRFCLLIMRPLVWLFNGLANVFFRIFKLPMVRKDDITSDDIYAVVEAGALAGVLRKQEHELIENVFELESRTVPSSMTSRENIVWFDLHEDENSLKTKIAEHPHSKFLVCDGDIDHIVGYVDSKELLLRVLGNQSMTLSSGVQIRSALIVPDTLTLSEALESFKTAGEDFAVIMNEYALVVGIITLNDVMTTLMGDLVGQGQEEQIVARDENSWLVEGGTPIDDVMRVLDIDDFPQSGNYETIGGFMMYMLRKIPKRTDFVKFSGYKFEVVDIDSYRIDQLLVTRIDDRPPVLNVTKSATDELESP, encoded by the coding sequence ATGCTCGATAGCTTACTTGTCATTCTTTTACTGATTGTGATCAGCTCATTCTTTTCTCTTTCAGAGATTTCGCTGGCGGCTGCCCGTAAAATCAAACTTAAACTACTGGCCGATGAAGGCAACATTAATGCCCAGCGCGTGCTGAAAATGCAGGAACAACCTGGCATGTTCTTCACCGTGGTGCAGATTGGCCTGAACGCGGTGGCGATCCTTGGCGGTATTGTCGGTGATGCCGCGTTCTCACCCGCCTTCAGCAGCCTGTTTAGCCGTTTCATGTCTCCCGAACTGGCCGATCAGTTGAGCTTTATCTGCTCGTTCACCGTTGTCACCAGCCTGTTCATCCTGTTCGCAGATTTAACACCTAAACGCGTGGGGATGATTGCGCCGGAAGCGGTGGCATTGCGCATCATCAATCCAATGCGCTTCTGCTTGCTGATCATGCGTCCGCTGGTGTGGCTGTTTAACGGTCTGGCGAACGTGTTCTTCCGCATCTTCAAATTACCGATGGTGCGCAAAGACGACATCACCTCGGATGATATCTATGCGGTGGTGGAAGCGGGCGCACTGGCGGGGGTACTGCGTAAGCAGGAGCACGAACTGATCGAGAACGTGTTTGAGCTGGAATCGCGCACCGTGCCCTCTTCTATGACATCCCGCGAGAACATCGTCTGGTTTGATCTGCATGAAGATGAAAACAGCCTGAAAACCAAAATCGCTGAACATCCGCACTCTAAATTCCTGGTGTGTGACGGCGACATCGATCACATCGTCGGTTATGTGGATTCCAAAGAGCTGCTGCTGCGTGTGCTGGGTAACCAGAGTATGACGCTCAGCAGCGGCGTGCAGATCCGCTCCGCGTTGATTGTGCCGGACACACTGACCCTCTCCGAAGCGCTGGAAAGTTTTAAAACCGCCGGTGAAGACTTCGCGGTGATCATGAACGAATACGCGTTGGTGGTAGGTATCATCACCCTGAACGATGTGATGACCACCTTAATGGGCGATTTGGTGGGCCAGGGTCAGGAAGAGCAGATTGTCGCGCGTGATGAAAATTCATGGCTGGTCGAAGGCGGCACACCAATTGATGACGTGATGCGCGTGCTGGATATTGATGATTTCCCGCAGTCCGGTAACTATGAAACCATCGGCGGCTTTATGATGTATATGCTGCGTAAAATCCCGAAACGCACCGATTTCGTGAAGTTCTCAGGCTATAAGTTTGAAGTAGTGGATATCGACAGTTACCGCATCGACCAGTTGCTGGTCACGCGTATTGACGACCGACCGCCAGTGCTGAATGTCACTAAGAGTGCGACGGATGAGCTTGAGTCACCGTAG
- the ppa gene encoding inorganic diphosphatase, with product MSLNQVPAGKELPEDIYVVIEIPANADPIKYEVDKESGALFVDRFMSTAMFYPCNYGYINHTLSLDGDPVDVLVPTPYPLVPGSVIRCRPVGVLKMTDESGEDAKLVAVPHTKLSKEYDHIKDVNDLPELLKAQITHFFEHYKDLEKGKWVKVDGWDNAEAAKAEIISSFERAQKK from the coding sequence ATGAGTTTGAACCAGGTGCCTGCAGGTAAAGAACTGCCAGAAGATATCTATGTCGTTATCGAGATCCCAGCGAACGCCGATCCGATCAAATATGAAGTGGACAAAGAGTCTGGCGCCCTGTTTGTAGACCGTTTCATGTCTACCGCCATGTTCTATCCGTGCAACTACGGTTACATCAACCACACCCTGTCTCTGGATGGTGATCCGGTTGACGTGCTGGTGCCAACCCCGTATCCACTGGTGCCGGGTTCTGTGATTCGCTGCCGTCCAGTTGGCGTGCTGAAAATGACCGACGAGTCTGGTGAAGATGCCAAACTGGTTGCGGTTCCGCACACCAAACTGAGCAAAGAATACGATCACATCAAAGATGTGAACGACCTGCCAGAACTGCTGAAAGCGCAGATCACCCACTTCTTCGAGCACTACAAAGACCTGGAAAAAGGCAAATGGGTGAAGGTTGACGGCTGGGACAACGCAGAAGCGGCCAAAGCTGAAATCATCTCTTCTTTCGAGCGCGCTCAGAAGAAATAA
- a CDS encoding lysozyme inhibitor LprI family protein — protein sequence MKKWLLLACLCTSGMALAQTHPQDQQLQQCLNKESSTAGMSQCYSAANKSWDKEMNVQYNQAMKKLTGDAKDKLRTAQRAWLTYRDSWMDASRSYFLSSQGSMAALSVGAQGVNLVRNQALMLQSINKGSCANPDDC from the coding sequence ATGAAAAAATGGCTTTTACTCGCCTGTTTATGCACCTCGGGAATGGCGCTGGCGCAAACCCATCCGCAGGATCAGCAGCTACAACAGTGTCTGAACAAGGAATCGTCCACCGCGGGTATGTCGCAGTGCTACAGCGCGGCCAATAAGTCCTGGGATAAAGAGATGAATGTTCAGTACAACCAGGCAATGAAAAAATTAACCGGTGACGCTAAAGACAAATTACGCACTGCCCAGCGTGCGTGGCTGACATACCGCGACAGCTGGATGGATGCCAGCCGCAGCTATTTCCTGAGCAGCCAGGGCAGCATGGCGGCCCTTTCCGTGGGCGCACAAGGGGTCAACCTGGTGCGTAATCAGGCATTAATGTTGCAATCAATCAACAAAGGCAGTTGCGCCAATCCCGATGATTGTTGA
- a CDS encoding YtfJ family protein: MRLAHSLIALALLLPGLVSAHALKLGDRVPPVGVSDRGELLYQQDKFSYQPWNSAQLSGKVRVILHIAGRSSAKEQNAALIEAIKAAKFPHDRYQTTTIVNTDDAIPGTGMFVRSSIESNKQQYPWSQFIVDSNGNVRKVWQLEKGGSAIVVLDKTGHVRYAKEGALTQDEVQQAMTLIRELLQ; the protein is encoded by the coding sequence ATGCGTTTGGCACATTCTTTAATAGCACTGGCACTGTTGTTACCGGGGCTCGTCTCAGCCCACGCGTTGAAGCTGGGCGACCGCGTCCCGCCGGTTGGCGTGAGTGACAGAGGTGAGCTGCTTTATCAACAAGATAAGTTTAGCTACCAGCCGTGGAATAGCGCGCAGCTGAGTGGAAAAGTGCGAGTCATCTTACATATTGCCGGGCGCTCGTCGGCTAAAGAGCAGAATGCCGCGTTGATTGAAGCGATTAAAGCCGCGAAATTCCCGCACGATCGTTATCAGACCACCACCATCGTCAATACCGACGATGCCATTCCCGGTACCGGCATGTTTGTGCGCAGCAGCATTGAGAGCAATAAGCAGCAATATCCGTGGTCGCAGTTTATCGTCGACAGCAATGGCAACGTACGTAAAGTCTGGCAGTTGGAGAAAGGCGGCTCTGCCATTGTGGTGTTGGATAAAACCGGCCATGTGCGTTACGCCAAAGAGGGCGCATTGACGCAGGATGAAGTGCAGCAGGCGATGACGTTGATCCGTGAGTTGTTGCAATAA
- the cysQ gene encoding 3'(2'),5'-bisphosphate nucleotidase CysQ, whose protein sequence is MLDKICQLAREAGDAIMQVYDGAQPMDVTRKSDDSPVTAADLAAHKVIIDGLARLSPEIPVLSEEDPPVWAERQHWQKYWLVDPLDGTKEFIKRNGEFTVNIALIDNGKPVLGVVYAPALGVMYFAAEGKAWKEEGGHKTQIQVREARPLLVVVSRSHFDKDEELKEYLTQLGEHQTTAIGSSLKFCLVAEGKAQLYPRFGPTNIWDTGAGHAVAIAAGAHVHDWQGKTLDYAPRESFLNPGFRVSLF, encoded by the coding sequence ATGTTAGATAAAATTTGCCAGCTGGCGCGTGAAGCGGGCGATGCAATTATGCAGGTGTACGATGGTGCACAGCCGATGGATGTCACACGCAAATCGGATGATTCCCCCGTCACCGCCGCCGATCTCGCGGCACATAAAGTGATTATTGATGGGCTTGCCCGGCTGTCGCCCGAGATCCCGGTGCTGTCAGAAGAAGATCCGCCAGTCTGGGCGGAGCGTCAGCACTGGCAAAAGTATTGGTTGGTCGATCCGCTGGATGGAACCAAAGAGTTTATTAAGCGTAATGGTGAATTTACCGTCAACATTGCCCTGATCGACAACGGCAAGCCGGTGCTGGGCGTGGTCTACGCGCCGGCTCTGGGCGTCATGTACTTCGCTGCGGAAGGTAAAGCCTGGAAAGAAGAGGGCGGTCATAAAACGCAGATTCAGGTACGCGAAGCGCGTCCATTACTGGTGGTGGTGAGCCGTTCGCACTTTGATAAAGATGAAGAGCTGAAAGAGTATCTGACGCAGCTAGGCGAGCATCAAACCACGGCGATTGGTTCATCGCTGAAGTTTTGCCTGGTGGCTGAGGGGAAAGCGCAGCTTTATCCGCGCTTTGGGCCGACTAACATCTGGGATACCGGCGCGGGCCACGCGGTGGCGATTGCTGCTGGGGCACACGTGCATGACTGGCAGGGTAAAACGCTGGACTATGCACCGCGTGAATCTTTCCTGAACCCGGGGTTCCGCGTTTCGCTGTTTTAA
- a CDS encoding DUF441 domain-containing protein, which produces MAAYASTIILVCLAVLSYFVHNSAVTISILILLAIKLTPLSQFFPYVEKQGIQIGIIILTVAVMAPLASGTLPASSLLKSFANWQSIVAIIVGVFVAWLGGRGVSFMSVQPSVIGGLLIGTVIGVAFFRGVPVGPLIAAGIVSLFVTAK; this is translated from the coding sequence ATGGCTGCTTATGCCTCTACCATCATTCTGGTTTGCCTCGCCGTTCTCAGCTATTTCGTGCACAACAGCGCTGTCACTATCTCGATACTGATCTTACTCGCCATCAAACTTACGCCGCTGTCGCAGTTCTTTCCGTATGTGGAAAAACAGGGCATTCAGATCGGTATCATTATTCTGACTGTGGCGGTAATGGCACCGCTGGCCAGTGGCACCTTGCCCGCGTCGTCACTGCTAAAGTCGTTTGCTAACTGGCAATCGATCGTGGCGATTATTGTCGGGGTGTTTGTTGCCTGGCTGGGCGGTCGTGGCGTCAGTTTTATGAGTGTGCAGCCATCGGTGATTGGCGGATTGTTGATCGGCACGGTGATTGGCGTGGCGTTTTTCCGTGGTGTCCCGGTCGGACCACTGATTGCTGCGGGGATTGTCTCGCTGTTTGTCACTGCTAAGTAG
- the tamB gene encoding autotransporter assembly complex protein TamB, translated as MKLWKKVLIGFGIFLVVLFGSVAFLIGTTPGLHLLLKGADRWVPGLSINKVEGGWRDLTLSGVKYEMPGVSVDAGRFHLALNLNCLLHSSVCVNDIGLQDVSVVVDSKKMAPAAAPPPQEESGSTNLSTPYPITLNKVGLHNINVKVDDTAISLLDFTTGLNWQGRALTLTPTHIQSLLIALPKAAKVVDEQVVQPKVQQPQPDEKPLGETLQEMFAKPLLPELPDFQLPLDITVQELLGEQLRLTGDTDVSITRLLLKAKTADRHLQLETFDVDSPQGQVNASGDAQLADNWPVNFTLNGSLNLDPIKGEKIKMNLSGAMREELKLGLNLSGPVQAQLDAAAQPAVAGLPLSLKLTSPQLRWPLTGPVQYQADNLDYQFRGKATDYVMSLRTAVKGEGVPPATLALDGKGNVQQFNLDKLRIAALQGNVDLTALVDWSKAISWRSELTLSGINTAKQYPDWPAKLDGKIATRGSLYGGSWQLSVPQLELKGNVKQNLVSAKGSLTGNSYNQWKIPGINIALGRNHLDVKGELGDALNLDANIDAPQLDNALPGLGGVAKGTVKARGTLKAPQLLADLTATGLRWQQLHIQRVALQGDVKSSEQIAGKLQLRVEQLQQDALKINLLTLNADGNEKQHQLKLNVQGEPVSGQLALNGSFDRQTQRWQGNLNNTHFDTPVGEWRLTRAMAIDYLNSKQTATIGPHCWQNPNAQVCVPEPIEAGPSGHAHVVLNRFDLAMIKPFLTDATKLNGVFSGDARVNWTADGALPTGTVSLKGNGVKMEQDVQGNTLPIAFDTLNLNAAMRNGRAQLDWLIHIVNNGQLSGNVQIADPQNRRLLSGNVGISNLSLAMFNPALMQGEKIKGNLNSNLRLGGSLQQPQVFGQLGLSDVNVQASFMPVSLTSANLNMVFNGMSSTLNGLLQTTQGNLNLGGNADWSQLDNWRARVTAQGSRIRVTVPPMVRMDVSPDLVFEATPAAFNLDGKVDIPWARITVQEVPESATGVSSDEVMLDKDLKPIQPKTAAIPINSNLVIHVGNDVRLSAFGLKAKLNGDLKLVQDKNGLGLNGQINIPDGRFHAYGQDLIVRKGELQFAGPPDQPYVNLEAIRNPEATEDDVTAGIRVTGLADEPKVEVFSDPAMSQQEALSYLLRGQGLSSDGDSNALTSALVGLGVAQSGQVMGKIGETFGVSNLALDTTGVGDSQQVQVSGYVLPGLQVKYGVGIFDSLATLTLRYRLMPKLYLEAVSGLDQALDLLYQFEF; from the coding sequence ATGAAGCTGTGGAAAAAGGTCCTGATTGGATTCGGTATTTTTCTGGTGGTGCTGTTTGGCAGCGTGGCGTTTCTGATTGGCACTACGCCGGGATTGCATCTGTTACTCAAAGGCGCCGATCGTTGGGTGCCGGGTTTATCGATTAACAAAGTCGAAGGCGGCTGGCGTGATCTCACGCTGAGCGGCGTGAAATATGAGATGCCAGGCGTGAGTGTCGACGCGGGGCGCTTCCACCTGGCGCTGAATCTCAATTGCCTGCTGCACTCCTCAGTCTGTGTCAACGACATTGGCTTGCAGGACGTCAGCGTGGTGGTCGATAGCAAGAAAATGGCCCCGGCCGCTGCTCCGCCTCCGCAAGAAGAAAGCGGTAGCACCAACCTGAGTACGCCATATCCGATCACCCTGAACAAAGTTGGCCTGCATAACATCAACGTCAAAGTGGATGATACGGCGATCTCGCTGTTGGATTTCACCACCGGCCTGAACTGGCAGGGCCGTGCGCTGACGTTAACGCCGACGCATATCCAAAGCCTGCTGATTGCGCTGCCGAAAGCGGCGAAAGTGGTCGATGAGCAAGTGGTGCAGCCAAAAGTGCAGCAGCCGCAGCCAGATGAAAAGCCGCTGGGTGAAACCCTGCAAGAGATGTTTGCCAAACCGCTGCTGCCAGAATTGCCAGATTTCCAACTGCCGTTGGATATCACCGTACAGGAACTGCTTGGCGAGCAGTTGCGCCTGACCGGTGACACTGATGTCTCCATCACGCGTCTGTTGCTGAAAGCCAAAACCGCCGATCGCCATCTGCAACTGGAAACCTTTGATGTCGATTCACCGCAAGGGCAGGTTAACGCCAGCGGTGACGCGCAGCTGGCCGATAACTGGCCAGTGAACTTCACTCTCAATGGTTCCCTGAATCTTGACCCTATCAAGGGTGAGAAGATCAAAATGAACCTCAGCGGGGCGATGCGTGAAGAACTCAAGCTGGGGCTGAATCTCTCCGGACCGGTGCAGGCACAGCTGGATGCCGCTGCACAACCGGCGGTGGCCGGGTTACCGCTGTCGCTCAAACTCACCAGTCCGCAACTGCGCTGGCCGTTGACTGGCCCGGTGCAGTATCAGGCCGATAACCTCGATTATCAGTTCAGAGGCAAAGCCACTGACTATGTGATGTCGCTGCGCACCGCCGTGAAGGGTGAAGGCGTGCCGCCTGCCACTCTGGCGCTGGACGGTAAAGGCAATGTGCAGCAGTTCAATCTTGATAAGCTGCGTATCGCGGCGCTACAGGGCAACGTGGATTTGACGGCGCTGGTGGACTGGAGCAAAGCCATCAGCTGGCGCAGTGAACTGACGCTGTCGGGTATCAACACTGCCAAACAGTATCCAGACTGGCCTGCCAAACTCGACGGCAAAATTGCCACGCGTGGCAGCCTGTATGGCGGTAGCTGGCAGCTCAGCGTGCCGCAGCTGGAGCTGAAGGGCAACGTGAAGCAGAACCTGGTCAGCGCGAAAGGTTCGCTCACCGGCAACAGCTACAACCAGTGGAAAATCCCCGGTATCAACATTGCGCTGGGCCGCAACCATCTGGATGTGAAGGGTGAACTGGGCGATGCACTCAATCTGGATGCCAACATTGATGCGCCGCAGCTGGACAACGCGCTGCCAGGCCTCGGTGGGGTGGCGAAAGGCACAGTAAAAGCGCGAGGAACCTTGAAGGCGCCGCAATTACTGGCGGACCTGACGGCAACCGGCTTACGCTGGCAGCAGTTGCATATTCAACGCGTGGCGCTGCAAGGTGATGTGAAATCCAGCGAGCAGATTGCCGGTAAGCTGCAACTGCGCGTCGAGCAACTGCAACAGGATGCGCTGAAGATCAACCTGCTGACGCTGAATGCCGACGGCAACGAGAAACAGCATCAGCTGAAGCTGAACGTACAAGGCGAGCCGGTTTCTGGTCAGTTGGCACTGAACGGCAGCTTTGATCGTCAAACCCAACGCTGGCAGGGCAATCTCAACAATACCCACTTTGACACGCCGGTGGGTGAATGGCGTCTGACGCGCGCCATGGCGATTGATTATCTCAACAGCAAGCAGACTGCGACTATCGGGCCTCACTGTTGGCAGAACCCGAATGCACAAGTCTGCGTCCCAGAACCGATTGAAGCAGGGCCAAGCGGTCATGCCCATGTGGTACTCAATCGCTTCGATTTGGCGATGATCAAACCCTTCCTCACCGATGCCACCAAGCTTAACGGCGTATTCAGCGGTGATGCGCGGGTGAACTGGACCGCCGATGGCGCGCTGCCTACTGGCACCGTATCGCTCAAAGGCAACGGGGTGAAAATGGAGCAGGATGTGCAGGGCAACACGCTGCCAATTGCTTTCGATACGCTCAACCTCAATGCGGCGATGCGTAATGGACGGGCACAACTCGACTGGCTGATCCACATCGTTAACAACGGTCAGTTGAGCGGTAACGTGCAGATTGCCGATCCGCAAAACCGCCGATTGCTGTCAGGGAACGTGGGCATCAGCAATCTGTCACTGGCGATGTTCAACCCGGCGTTGATGCAGGGTGAGAAGATCAAAGGCAATCTCAACAGCAATCTGCGTCTGGGCGGTTCGTTGCAGCAGCCGCAGGTGTTTGGCCAGTTGGGATTGAGCGATGTGAATGTGCAGGCCAGCTTTATGCCGGTTTCGCTCACCTCCGCCAACCTGAATATGGTGTTTAACGGCATGAGCTCCACGCTCAACGGCCTGTTGCAAACCACGCAGGGCAACCTGAACCTGGGTGGTAATGCCGACTGGAGCCAACTGGATAACTGGCGTGCCCGTGTGACAGCCCAGGGCAGCCGTATCCGCGTAACGGTGCCGCCGATGGTACGTATGGATGTATCACCGGATCTGGTATTCGAGGCCACGCCAGCCGCGTTTAATCTTGATGGCAAGGTTGATATTCCCTGGGCGCGTATCACGGTGCAGGAAGTGCCAGAGAGCGCTACCGGTGTCTCTTCCGATGAGGTGATGCTGGATAAAGATCTGAAACCGATACAGCCGAAGACGGCGGCGATTCCGATCAACAGCAACCTGGTGATCCACGTTGGCAACGATGTGCGCCTCTCTGCTTTTGGTCTGAAAGCTAAACTGAACGGCGACCTCAAACTGGTGCAGGATAAAAACGGCCTGGGCCTGAACGGGCAAATCAATATTCCGGATGGCCGTTTCCACGCCTATGGACAGGATTTGATTGTGCGCAAAGGGGAGCTGCAGTTTGCTGGACCACCGGATCAGCCGTATGTGAATCTGGAGGCGATACGTAATCCAGAGGCAACCGAAGATGATGTCACGGCTGGCATCCGTGTCACCGGCTTAGCGGATGAACCGAAAGTGGAGGTGTTCTCTGACCCGGCAATGTCGCAACAGGAAGCACTTTCTTACCTGTTACGCGGCCAGGGACTGAGCAGTGACGGTGACAGCAATGCATTAACTTCAGCACTTGTAGGGTTAGGGGTTGCACAAAGTGGTCAGGTTATGGGTAAAATCGGCGAGACATTCGGCGTAAGTAACCTTGCCCTTGATACCACCGGCGTGGGCGACAGCCAGCAGGTGCAGGTGAGTGGTTATGTACTGCCGGGTCTACAAGTAAAATACGGTGTCGGCATATTTGATTCACTGGCGACTTTAACCTTGCGTTATCGCCTGATGCCCAAACTCTATTTAGAAGCCGTGTCGGGTCTCGATCAGGCACTGGATTTGCTCTATCAGTTTGAGTTTTAG
- the tamA gene encoding autotransporter assembly complex protein TamA, translating into MPRLHIYCLASLLLAAPAVEAAKVRLQLEGLTGDLQKNVRARLSTIGTDEVSSDGRFQARVSQAIKEGLRALGYYEPEIDFESRPAPPQGGRPVLIAHVKPGEPVKIGGSHIVVEGAAKNDDDYKAWVKQGTPKVGTQLNHGEYDKFKNGFSSLALRNGYFDGDFKQSQLGVSVERREAFWDIDYDSGPRYRFGDVSFQGSQINEAYLRNLVPFKKGDPYSSRDLAELNRRLSATGWFNSVVVAPEFDKGRQTKVLPLNAAVSPRVENTIEAGVGYSTDVGPRLKGTWKKPWINSSGHSLTASSYISAPEQQLDLSYKVPLLKSPLEQYYTFSGGLKRTDLNDTKADTTTLGVSRNWDSSSGWQRAVNLKWSLDHFTQGSVTNTTMLLYPGVSLSRTRSRGGLMPTWGDSQRYSVDVSDTTWGSDVDFLILQAQNVWIRMLGEKNRFVVRGNLGWIETNDFDKVPPDLRFFAGGDRSIRGYKYKDVSPRDSDGKLTGASKMATGSLEYQYNVTGKWWGAVFVDSGEAVNDIKQSDFKTGAGVGVRWASPVGPIKFDIARPIGDDKEHGLQFYVGLGPEL; encoded by the coding sequence GTGCCACGATTGCATATTTATTGTCTGGCCAGCCTGTTGCTTGCTGCGCCTGCCGTTGAGGCAGCGAAAGTGCGCTTGCAGCTTGAAGGATTAACCGGGGATTTACAGAAGAACGTCAGGGCGCGCTTGTCCACCATTGGTACGGACGAGGTGTCGAGCGACGGGCGTTTCCAGGCGCGTGTTTCGCAGGCGATCAAAGAAGGTTTGCGTGCGCTGGGTTACTACGAACCCGAGATCGATTTTGAGTCCCGTCCTGCTCCGCCGCAGGGTGGTAGACCGGTGTTGATTGCTCATGTGAAACCGGGTGAGCCAGTGAAGATCGGCGGTAGCCACATCGTGGTCGAGGGCGCCGCTAAAAATGATGATGATTACAAAGCCTGGGTGAAACAGGGCACGCCGAAAGTCGGCACCCAACTGAATCACGGCGAATACGATAAATTTAAAAACGGCTTCTCCAGCCTGGCACTGCGTAATGGTTACTTCGACGGTGACTTTAAGCAAAGCCAGCTTGGCGTTTCGGTCGAAAGACGCGAAGCTTTCTGGGACATCGATTACGACAGCGGTCCACGCTACCGTTTTGGCGATGTCAGCTTCCAGGGCTCGCAAATCAACGAAGCCTATCTGCGTAATCTGGTGCCGTTTAAAAAAGGCGATCCCTATAGCTCGCGTGATTTAGCGGAGCTGAACCGTCGTTTATCCGCCACGGGCTGGTTTAACTCGGTGGTGGTGGCCCCGGAATTTGATAAAGGTCGCCAGACCAAAGTGCTGCCGCTCAATGCAGCCGTCTCGCCGCGCGTGGAAAACACCATTGAAGCCGGTGTGGGCTATTCCACCGACGTCGGGCCACGTTTGAAAGGCACCTGGAAAAAGCCGTGGATCAACAGCAGTGGCCACAGCCTGACCGCCAGCTCCTATATTTCTGCTCCCGAACAGCAGTTGGACCTCAGCTATAAAGTGCCGCTGTTAAAAAGCCCGCTGGAACAGTACTACACCTTCTCCGGCGGCCTGAAGCGCACCGATCTCAACGATACCAAAGCCGATACCACCACGCTGGGCGTCTCCCGCAACTGGGACAGCAGCTCCGGCTGGCAGCGCGCGGTTAATCTGAAATGGAGTCTCGACCACTTTACCCAAGGTAGCGTCACCAACACCACGATGCTGCTCTATCCGGGCGTGAGTTTGAGCCGCACGCGTTCGCGCGGTGGCCTGATGCCCACCTGGGGCGACTCGCAGCGTTACTCGGTGGATGTCTCTGATACCACCTGGGGTTCGGATGTTGACTTCCTGATCCTGCAGGCGCAAAACGTCTGGATCCGCATGCTGGGCGAGAAAAACCGCTTTGTGGTACGTGGCAATCTCGGCTGGATCGAAACCAACGACTTCGACAAAGTCCCGCCGGATCTGCGCTTCTTCGCCGGTGGCGATCGCAGTATTCGCGGCTACAAATACAAAGATGTCTCGCCGCGTGACAGCGACGGCAAATTGACCGGGGCCTCCAAAATGGCCACCGGCTCGCTGGAGTATCAATACAACGTGACCGGCAAATGGTGGGGCGCGGTGTTTGTCGATTCCGGTGAAGCGGTGAATGACATCAAACAGAGTGATTTCAAAACCGGCGCGGGTGTCGGCGTGCGCTGGGCTTCTCCTGTGGGGCCGATCAAATTCGATATCGCACGTCCAATTGGCGATGACAAGGAACACGGTTTGCAATTCTATGTAGGACTGGGGCCTGAACTATGA
- a CDS encoding gamma-glutamylcyclotransferase family protein: MRIIVYGSLRRKQGNSHWMTNAQWLGDHQIEGFDLYNLGHYPGVVEGEGKVCCEVYRIDASTLGELDALRTKNGEYKRQLIQTPYGSAWLYVYQRSIAGRTRIASGDWLKRDEDTEA; this comes from the coding sequence ATGCGAATAATTGTCTACGGCAGTTTACGGCGCAAACAGGGAAACAGTCATTGGATGACGAATGCGCAATGGCTCGGCGACCATCAGATTGAAGGGTTCGATCTCTACAATCTGGGGCACTATCCGGGCGTGGTTGAGGGTGAGGGCAAGGTCTGTTGCGAGGTTTATCGCATCGATGCCAGCACGCTCGGCGAACTTGATGCCTTGCGCACCAAGAATGGCGAATACAAACGCCAACTTATCCAGACGCCTTACGGCAGTGCCTGGCTGTATGTGTATCAGCGTTCGATAGCTGGTCGCACCCGCATCGCGAGTGGTGACTGGCTAAAACGCGACGAGGATACCGAGGCATAA
- a CDS encoding DUF1107 domain-containing protein, with the protein MKIFQRYNPLQIAKYVKTLFKGRLYIKDVGAFEFDKGKVMLPRVKDKQHLSVMSEINRQVLRLQAEYN; encoded by the coding sequence ATGAAAATCTTCCAGCGCTATAATCCGCTGCAAATTGCGAAATATGTAAAGACGCTATTTAAAGGAAGGTTGTACATCAAGGATGTTGGCGCGTTTGAGTTTGATAAAGGCAAAGTGATGTTGCCACGCGTCAAAGATAAGCAGCATCTCAGCGTGATGTCAGAAATCAATCGCCAGGTGTTGCGACTGCAAGCCGAGTACAATTAA